One Clostridium novyi NT genomic window carries:
- a CDS encoding CehA/McbA family metallohydrolase, whose product MYSNILINSPKNNSIIHNKFPEISLTSLDKTYYKNLSDIKMYLNNKKVRFKIVDNTLTYTPHKKLHSGIQKVKIVLYDKHKEKKELKWCFLIKISSDIEKYNFYFGIPHSHTCLSTGKGTPTEAFNYAKKKGIDFLIVTDHGGHLYRDKKSTSSKNSKWETLKNDADKFNNKTNKFLSLGGFELTSKNFGDFNVLNSNNLYKGKIKDFHKFTMWLKNQRNPIVCINHPHKYIEDFKYDSELDKFVNFIEVGNGSPPFKYLNGEKYYYNLLDKGWHIGAINGQDNHRMNWGDTDNLTVVICKSLNKKDFYEALNCRRTYSSETRSLKLIFKANGKWMGSTINPSKKLNFEIYAEDKKNPIKKVQIISNGKKIIKEKSPKKKGKLKWDFSIPYKKNCWYVAKVIYKDDKMGISSAVFT is encoded by the coding sequence ATGTATAGTAATATATTAATTAATAGTCCAAAGAATAACAGTATTATACACAATAAATTTCCTGAAATATCCTTAACTTCTCTTGATAAAACATACTATAAAAATTTATCCGATATAAAAATGTACCTAAACAATAAAAAAGTTCGTTTTAAAATTGTAGACAACACACTTACTTACACTCCTCACAAAAAACTTCATTCAGGAATTCAAAAAGTAAAAATAGTACTATATGATAAACATAAAGAAAAAAAGGAACTCAAATGGTGTTTTTTAATAAAAATATCTTCTGATATAGAAAAATATAATTTTTATTTTGGTATACCGCATTCCCATACTTGTCTTTCAACAGGAAAAGGAACACCTACAGAAGCATTTAATTATGCAAAGAAAAAAGGAATCGACTTTTTAATAGTTACAGATCATGGTGGTCATCTTTACAGAGATAAAAAAAGCACCTCTTCTAAAAATTCTAAATGGGAAACTTTAAAAAATGACGCTGATAAATTTAATAATAAAACCAATAAATTTCTTTCATTAGGTGGCTTTGAATTAACTTCTAAAAACTTTGGTGATTTTAATGTACTAAATTCAAATAATCTTTATAAAGGAAAAATTAAAGACTTTCATAAATTTACTATGTGGCTAAAAAATCAACGAAATCCAATTGTATGTATAAATCATCCCCATAAGTATATAGAAGACTTTAAATATGATTCTGAATTAGATAAGTTTGTAAATTTTATAGAAGTAGGAAATGGTTCTCCCCCTTTTAAATATTTAAATGGAGAAAAATATTATTACAACCTTTTAGATAAAGGTTGGCATATTGGTGCAATAAATGGACAAGATAACCACAGAATGAATTGGGGAGATACAGATAACTTAACAGTTGTTATTTGTAAATCATTAAATAAAAAAGATTTTTATGAAGCTTTAAACTGTAGAAGAACTTATTCTTCTGAAACAAGATCATTAAAATTAATATTTAAAGCAAACGGTAAATGGATGGGAAGCACCATTAACCCTTCTAAAAAATTAAACTTTGAAATATACGCTGAAGATAAAAAAAACCCTATAAAAAAGGTTCAAATTATATCTAATGGTAAAAAAATCATTAAAGAAAAGTCTCCTAAAAAGAAAGGAAAGTTAAAATGGGATTTTTCTATTCCATATAAAAAAAATTGTTGGTATGTAGCTAAGGTTATTTATAAAGATGATAAAATGGGTATTTCATCAGCAGTTTTCACATAG
- a CDS encoding histidinol phosphate phosphatase translates to MFDTHMHTEYSTDSNMKIHEVIDKMKEYNIGAIITEHMDLNYPDKDQFRLDCDKYFNDYIRYRNHRILLGIEIGMSNEYSEQYRKIINNYPFDYVIGSLHEMNNEDLYMAEKLYKDYSKDELYIKYFEEIISRVEKHEFIDSLGHIDYLSRCAKYDDKEMYYDVYNEYIDEILKKLIDKGICLELNTRRLCDKSAIDNLSKIYSRFYELGGKYITIGSDAHVKENIGKYFNVAIDIAEYCNLRPVYFKNRKLEIL, encoded by the coding sequence ATGTTTGACACTCATATGCATACTGAATATTCAACAGATTCTAATATGAAAATTCATGAAGTTATAGATAAGATGAAAGAATATAATATAGGGGCAATTATTACAGAACATATGGATTTGAATTATCCAGACAAAGATCAATTTAGATTAGACTGTGATAAATATTTTAATGACTATATAAGATATAGAAATCATAGGATATTATTAGGAATAGAAATAGGAATGAGCAATGAATACTCAGAGCAATATAGAAAAATTATAAACAACTATCCATTTGATTATGTAATAGGGTCATTACATGAAATGAACAATGAGGATTTATATATGGCAGAGAAGTTATATAAGGATTATTCTAAAGATGAACTTTATATAAAGTATTTTGAAGAGATTATAAGTAGGGTAGAGAAACACGAATTTATAGATAGTTTAGGACATATAGATTATCTTTCAAGATGTGCTAAATATGATGACAAAGAAATGTATTATGATGTATATAATGAGTATATAGATGAAATTTTAAAAAAATTAATAGATAAAGGAATTTGTTTAGAATTAAATACTAGAAGACTTTGTGATAAAAGTGCTATAGATAATCTTTCAAAAATATACAGTAGATTTTATGAGCTTGGAGGAAAATATATAACTATAGGTTCTGATGCTCATGTAAAAGAGAATATAGGCAAATACTTCAATGTAGCAATTGACATTGCGGAATATTGTAACCTTAGACCTGTTTATTTTAAAAATAGAAAATTAGAAATTCTATAA
- a CDS encoding DUF3139 domain-containing protein — translation MKKYIVILIMIISIGFSLFVGSKLYFLGNQTERDKILSATVWQLSKEGYKENEIENIKVMYDPIKGGNIPYEVYVTFKKDTSTEQVYSWRNVDKKEIKNIMEP, via the coding sequence ATGAAGAAATATATAGTTATTTTAATAATGATTATATCAATAGGGTTTAGTTTGTTTGTAGGATCTAAATTATATTTTTTAGGAAACCAAACAGAAAGAGATAAGATATTAAGTGCAACAGTTTGGCAATTATCTAAAGAGGGGTATAAGGAAAATGAAATAGAAAATATTAAAGTAATGTATGATCCAATAAAAGGTGGCAATATACCATATGAGGTATACGTTACTTTTAAGAAAGATACTTCTACAGAACAAGTATATTCATGGAGGAATGTGGATAAAAAAGAAATTAAGAA
- a CDS encoding DUF4184 family protein, with amino-acid sequence MPFTFAHPAIVIPCKKKAPKYLDLSALVIGSMVPDFEYFLRFMPKGTIGHTLIGSICFDIPLVIILYLLWEYIIKKPFILSMPQPIDKKFSFLINEKKNFTIKKVIVFIYSSLIGIYSHILWDSFTHKTGFFVVKLGLLSNKISILNYKVPIYKFLQHGSTVIGSIYIIVYLYSLMKYTDCNMKFFNKEDKVNYWILVIVITFSIFLYRITMTLDFVSLKYFGIYIVSFISSILLSILIVSFVFKIKYRN; translated from the coding sequence ATGCCATTTACATTTGCACATCCAGCTATAGTTATACCATGTAAAAAGAAAGCTCCAAAGTATTTAGATCTTTCTGCATTAGTTATTGGGAGTATGGTTCCGGACTTTGAATATTTCTTAAGATTTATGCCTAAAGGTACTATAGGACATACCTTAATAGGAAGCATATGTTTTGATATACCTTTAGTAATAATATTATATTTACTGTGGGAATACATAATAAAAAAACCGTTTATATTAAGTATGCCACAGCCTATTGATAAAAAGTTTTCTTTTTTAATTAATGAAAAAAAGAACTTTACTATAAAGAAAGTTATAGTTTTTATTTATTCATCATTAATAGGAATTTACTCACACATTCTATGGGATAGTTTTACCCATAAAACAGGATTTTTTGTAGTGAAATTAGGTTTGTTATCAAACAAGATTAGCATTTTAAATTATAAAGTTCCAATATATAAATTTTTACAACATGGAAGTACCGTAATAGGTAGTATTTATATAATAGTATATTTATATTCTCTAATGAAATATACAGATTGTAATATGAAATTTTTTAATAAAGAAGACAAAGTAAACTATTGGATATTAGTAATTGTTATAACATTTAGTATATTTTTATATAGAATTACAATGACTTTAGATTTTGTATCATTAAAGTATTTTGGGATTTATATAGTTTCATTTATAAGTTCCATATTATTAAGTATTTTGATAGTATCTTTTGTATTTAAAATTAAGTATAGAAATTAA
- a CDS encoding HD-GYP domain-containing protein yields the protein MRLELIENLKGCEILAKDILSSTGEILLKTGIKIEKFMIPKLKRYGVFMVYIKDNRFSDVIEEDNVLTELKQTTLEIMPNLFNELLEGDTKVLSKSMYKMDNLIEQIINQNSINISLYEVKTYDNYTYIHCVDTGIMSVYLGSCLNLDTSKIKELGISAMLHDIGKIKVPNEIINKHGPLTDEEFKIIKKHPIYGRDILTRTNLFSEDIIRGVAEHHERIDGKGYPYGLKDEEISTYGKIITVSDMFTAVSANRSYRMKFDPNEAYEFILAGMGTKFDKEVIKKFKENFAIYPLGCGVKLSNGVQGYVIKQNKNFPDRPIIRVIYDIYTNEPVQPYDIDLMKNMSLTIKSVC from the coding sequence ATGAGATTAGAACTTATTGAAAATCTAAAAGGATGTGAAATATTAGCTAAAGATATATTAAGTAGTACCGGTGAGATTCTCCTTAAAACGGGAATTAAAATAGAAAAGTTTATGATACCGAAGTTAAAAAGATATGGTGTATTTATGGTATATATCAAAGATAATAGATTTTCTGATGTTATAGAAGAGGATAATGTACTAACAGAATTAAAGCAGACTACACTTGAAATAATGCCTAACTTATTTAATGAGCTCTTAGAAGGGGATACAAAAGTTTTATCTAAGTCTATGTACAAGATGGATAATCTTATTGAGCAAATAATAAATCAAAATAGTATAAATATAAGTTTATATGAAGTAAAGACATATGATAATTACACTTACATACATTGTGTTGATACTGGGATAATGTCAGTTTATTTAGGATCATGTTTAAACTTAGATACATCTAAAATTAAAGAATTAGGTATTTCAGCTATGTTACATGATATAGGAAAGATCAAGGTTCCAAATGAAATAATAAACAAGCATGGACCTCTTACAGATGAGGAGTTTAAAATAATAAAAAAACATCCTATTTATGGACGAGATATTTTAACAAGAACAAATTTATTTTCAGAAGATATTATAAGAGGAGTAGCGGAACATCATGAAAGAATAGATGGAAAAGGATATCCCTATGGACTTAAAGATGAAGAAATATCTACTTATGGAAAAATAATCACCGTAAGTGATATGTTTACTGCAGTAAGTGCCAATAGAAGTTACAGAATGAAGTTTGACCCTAATGAAGCATATGAGTTTATTTTAGCTGGAATGGGTACTAAATTTGATAAGGAAGTTATAAAGAAATTTAAAGAAAACTTTGCTATATATCCTTTAGGATGTGGAGTAAAACTCTCAAATGGGGTACAAGGATACGTAATAAAACAAAATAAAAATTTCCCGGATAGGCCAATAATAAGAGTTATTTATGACATATATACAAATGAACCAGTACAGCCTTATGATATTGATCTTATGAAAAATATGTCACTTACAATAAAGTCTGTTTGCTAA